The following coding sequences lie in one Hyalangium minutum genomic window:
- a CDS encoding response regulator, giving the protein MQIRILVVDDEQDNCDYLKLVLTREGYEVVTTTDPTQTVDILRGSDFHLVILDMMMPQMSGTEVLELIRKYDTDIAVIVATAYPTVDTAVASLKAQASDYVKKPMEPDQFISAVRNALQKKGLSQDPEADLHRAIGRVIRDARKTQELTLKQLARRTGLSVSLLSQIERAESSASISSLYKIASALQLRMGELFGDT; this is encoded by the coding sequence GTGCAGATTCGCATCTTGGTGGTCGATGATGAGCAGGACAACTGCGACTACCTGAAGCTGGTGCTGACCCGCGAGGGCTATGAGGTCGTCACCACGACGGATCCCACCCAGACGGTGGACATCCTGCGAGGGTCCGACTTCCACCTCGTCATCCTGGACATGATGATGCCGCAGATGTCCGGGACCGAGGTGCTGGAGCTGATTCGCAAGTACGACACGGACATCGCCGTGATTGTCGCCACGGCGTACCCCACGGTGGACACGGCGGTGGCCTCGCTCAAGGCGCAGGCTTCCGACTACGTGAAGAAGCCGATGGAGCCGGATCAGTTCATCAGCGCCGTGCGCAACGCCCTGCAGAAGAAGGGCCTGTCGCAGGATCCCGAGGCGGACCTGCACCGCGCCATCGGCCGCGTCATCCGCGACGCGCGCAAGACGCAGGAGCTCACGCTCAAGCAGCTCGCGCGCCGCACCGGCCTGTCCGTGTCGCTGCTGTCCCAGATCGAGCGCGCCGAGTCCTCGGCGTCCATCTCGTCGCTCTACAAGATCGCCTCCGCGCTGCAGCTGCGCATGGGCGAGCTGTTCGGCGACACCTGA
- a CDS encoding acetyl-CoA carboxylase biotin carboxylase subunit, which translates to MFKKLLIANRGEISRRIGAVARSMGISTVAVYSDADADLPFVKEADEAVRIGPAPAKDSYLHIPAILEAAKKTGAQAVHPGYGFVSENAEFARACTEAGITFVGPPPEAMMRMKDKSQARKLVAAAGVPVVPGTEDVLPDVGSAVSAAERIGYPVLCKAAGGGGGIGMAAAKDPAELEKVFRQCTDRAKAAFGREGVYLERYFPAPRHIEVQILGDNHGHLIHCLERECSIQRRHQKVVEEAPSPLFADGKNAELAQQLFTAAVTAAKAFGYANAGTVEFLYSDGNVYFIEMNARLQVEHPVTELTTGLDLIGWQLRIAAGEKLTVRQEDVKRRGAALEFRIYAEDPVKFFPSPGPLKVFVPPTGEGVRLDSGYAEGNTVTPNYDPMIAKLIVSGATRAEAIQRSIAALESFRIEGIKTNIPLHLRILRDAAFQAGQLDTRFLENHAKP; encoded by the coding sequence ATGTTCAAGAAACTGCTCATTGCCAACCGGGGTGAGATTTCCCGCCGCATCGGGGCGGTGGCCCGCAGCATGGGAATCTCCACGGTTGCCGTCTACTCGGATGCGGACGCGGATCTGCCCTTCGTGAAGGAGGCGGACGAGGCGGTGCGCATTGGCCCCGCGCCCGCCAAGGACAGCTACCTCCACATCCCCGCCATCCTCGAGGCGGCCAAGAAGACGGGAGCGCAGGCCGTGCACCCGGGCTACGGCTTCGTGTCGGAGAACGCGGAGTTCGCGCGCGCCTGCACCGAGGCCGGCATCACCTTCGTGGGCCCTCCGCCCGAGGCGATGATGCGGATGAAGGACAAGAGCCAGGCGCGCAAGCTGGTGGCGGCCGCGGGCGTGCCGGTGGTGCCGGGCACCGAGGACGTGCTGCCGGACGTGGGCAGCGCTGTGTCGGCGGCCGAGCGCATCGGCTACCCGGTGCTCTGCAAGGCCGCGGGCGGTGGCGGCGGCATCGGCATGGCCGCGGCGAAGGACCCGGCCGAGCTGGAGAAGGTGTTCCGCCAATGCACGGACCGCGCGAAGGCGGCCTTCGGGCGCGAGGGCGTGTACCTGGAGCGCTACTTCCCGGCGCCGCGCCACATCGAGGTGCAGATCCTCGGCGATAACCACGGCCACCTCATCCACTGCCTGGAGCGCGAGTGCTCCATCCAGCGGCGCCACCAGAAGGTGGTGGAGGAGGCGCCCTCGCCGCTGTTCGCGGATGGGAAGAACGCGGAGCTGGCGCAGCAGCTGTTCACTGCAGCGGTGACGGCGGCCAAGGCCTTCGGCTACGCGAACGCGGGCACGGTGGAGTTCCTGTACTCGGACGGCAACGTCTACTTCATCGAGATGAACGCCCGGCTCCAGGTGGAGCACCCGGTGACGGAGCTGACCACGGGGCTGGATCTCATCGGCTGGCAGCTGCGCATCGCGGCCGGCGAGAAGCTCACCGTGCGCCAAGAGGACGTGAAGCGGCGCGGGGCGGCGCTCGAGTTCCGCATCTACGCGGAGGATCCGGTGAAGTTCTTCCCGTCGCCTGGGCCGCTCAAGGTGTTCGTGCCACCCACGGGCGAGGGCGTGCGCCTGGACTCGGGCTACGCCGAGGGCAACACCGTCACTCCGAACTACGACCCGATGATCGCCAAGCTCATCGTGTCGGGCGCCACGCGGGCGGAGGCCATCCAGCGCTCCATCGCGGCGCTGGAGAGCTTCCGCATCGAGGGCATCAAGACGAACATCCCCCTGCACCTGCGCATCCTCCGGGACGCGGCGTTCCAGGCGGGGCAGCTCGATACGCGCTTCCTGGAGAACCACGCGAAGCCGTAG
- a CDS encoding biotin/lipoyl-binding carrier protein, with protein sequence MADVAAHITGTVWKIEVKVGDKVEPGQTLVILESMKMEMPVEATEGGTVKEVRCKEAQPVTEGDVLVVLG encoded by the coding sequence ATGGCGGACGTGGCGGCGCACATCACCGGGACCGTGTGGAAGATCGAGGTGAAGGTGGGCGATAAGGTGGAGCCGGGCCAAACCCTCGTCATCCTCGAGTCCATGAAGATGGAGATGCCGGTGGAGGCCACCGAAGGCGGCACGGTGAAGGAGGTTCGCTGCAAGGAGGCCCAGCCGGTCACCGAGGGCGACGTCCTCGTGGTGCTCGGCTAG
- a CDS encoding enoyl-CoA hydratase/isomerase family protein has protein sequence MQQPTVEVEDRADGVRVLTLSNPARKNALDDRLLGLLDAALSPPPAIRAFLVRGAGGTFCSGYDLTHLGPPASDGRLPDEPLMAFLSRLERHPVPSVALVQGAAFGAGFDLASSCDFRVGTPETVFCMPPARLGLVYSLDGMARATRLVGLARARSLFLTARKLDGETALDWGLLDACLPAQEAEAHALQLCQTLASHAPLAVAGMKEVFGLLGRPALGEEERARARSLRAAAFASEDAKEGRAAFLEKRPPAFKGR, from the coding sequence ATGCAGCAGCCCACGGTGGAGGTGGAGGACCGCGCGGACGGCGTCCGCGTGCTTACCCTGTCCAACCCGGCGCGGAAGAACGCGCTGGATGATCGCCTCCTGGGGTTGCTGGATGCGGCGCTCTCTCCGCCTCCTGCCATTCGCGCCTTCCTGGTGCGCGGGGCGGGGGGCACCTTCTGCTCCGGCTATGACTTGACGCACCTGGGGCCTCCGGCCTCGGACGGGCGCTTGCCGGACGAGCCGCTGATGGCGTTCCTCTCGCGCCTGGAGCGCCACCCGGTGCCCAGCGTGGCGCTGGTGCAGGGCGCAGCCTTCGGCGCGGGGTTCGATCTCGCCAGCTCCTGCGACTTCCGCGTGGGCACTCCAGAGACCGTCTTCTGCATGCCGCCGGCGCGCCTGGGCCTGGTGTACTCGCTGGACGGCATGGCGCGCGCCACGCGGCTGGTGGGGCTGGCCCGGGCCCGCTCGCTCTTCCTCACCGCGCGCAAGCTGGACGGAGAGACGGCGCTCGACTGGGGCTTGCTGGACGCATGCCTTCCCGCGCAGGAGGCCGAGGCGCACGCGCTTCAGCTGTGCCAGACGCTGGCCTCGCACGCGCCGCTGGCGGTGGCGGGGATGAAGGAGGTGTTCGGGCTGCTGGGGCGGCCGGCGCTCGGGGAAGAGGAGCGCGCGCGGGCTCGGTCCCTGCGGGCCGCCGCCTTCGCCAGCGAGGACGCCAAGGAGGGCAGGGCGGCGTTCCTGGAGAAACGCCCGCCCGCCTTCAAGGGCCGCTAG